One window of the Trifolium pratense cultivar HEN17-A07 linkage group LG2, ARS_RC_1.1, whole genome shotgun sequence genome contains the following:
- the LOC123906289 gene encoding stress-response A/B barrel domain-containing protein UP3-like encodes MLCLKTQLSFPLRTPFSSSKHLTHHLRSFPIRSSIKTMSTQSQSQSQSKAIEHIVLFKVKENTEPSKITSMINGLSSLISLDQVLHLTVGPLLRNRSTSLTFTHMLHSRYSSKQDLDAYSAHPSHVSVVKGNVLPIVDDIMAVDWIAEDLTGDVVTPQGSAIRVTFLKLKENVVSDEVLDVIKEIPENFKQIDQLTVGENFSPARAKGYSIASLAVFPGTSELEEVDSNHELVNYQKDKVRDRIESVVVVDYVVPPPPAQSASL; translated from the coding sequence ATGCTGTGTCTCAAAACTCAGCTCTCATTTCCACTTCGCacccctttctcatcttcaAAACACCTCACACACCACCTTCGTTCCTTTCCAATCAGATCTTCAATCAAAACCATGTCAACTCAATCCCAATCCCAATCCCAATCCAAAGCCATTGAACACATCGTCCTCTTCAAAGTCAAAGAAAACACCGAACCCTCAAAAATAACTTCAATGATCAACGGACTCAGTTCCCTCATTTCATTAGATCAAGTCCTCCACCTTACCGTAGGTCCTCTCCTACGCAATCGCTCCACTTCATTAACCTTCACTCACATGCTTCACAGTCGTTACAGTTCCAAACAAGATCTCGATGCTTATTCCGCTCACCCTAGCCACGTCAGCGTTGTTAAGGGAAATGTTCTTCCTATTGTTGATGATATCATGGCCGTTGATTGGATCGCTGAAGATCTAACCGGTGATGTTGTTACGCCGCAGGGTTCAGCGATTCGAGTTACGTTTTTGAAATTGAAGGAGAATGTTGTTAGCGATGAGGTTTTGGATGTGATTAAAGAAATTCCGGAGAATTTTAAACAGATTGATCAACTTACTGTTGGAGAGAATTTCTCTCCGGCGAGAGCTAAGGGATATTCGATTGCTTCACTTGCTGTTTTTCCTGGAACGAGTGAGTTGGAGGAAGTTGATTCGAATCATGAATTGGTGAATTATCAGAAGGATAAGGTTAGGGATCGTATTGAGAGTGTGGTTGTCGTTGATTATGTGGTGCCGCCGCCACCGGCTCAATCTGCAAGCCTTTGA
- the LOC123906290 gene encoding transcription factor MYB1-like, which produces MGRSPCCAKEGLNRGAWTTHEDKILTEYIKLHGEGKWRNLPKRAGLKRCGKSCRLRWLNYLRPDIKRGNISSDEEELIIRLHKLLGNRWSLIAGRLPGRTDNEIKNYWNTNLGKKVKDLNQQNTNNSSPTKPSTQPKNAKIKQKQINPKPMKPNSNVVRTKATKCSKVLFINSPPNSSSPMHNLQNKAEAETTTKPSKPSMLVDGVASDSMSNNEMERGDGFLSFRDEEKELSADLLDDFNIADDICLSELLNSDFSNACNFDYNDLLSPCSDQTQMFSDDEILKNWTQCNFAYETNVSNNLHSFASFLESSEEVLGE; this is translated from the exons ATGGGGAGAAGCCCTTGTTGTGCAAAGGAAGGCTTGAATAGAGGTGCTTGGACAACTCATGAAGACAAAATCCTCACTGAATACATTAAGCTCCATGGTGAAGGAAAATGGAGAAACCTTCCAAAAAGAGCAG GCTTAAAAAGATGTGGGAAAAGTTGTAGACTTAGATGGTTGAATTATCTAAGACCAGATATCAAGCGAGGTAATATATCCTCGGATGAAGAAGAACTTATCATCCGACTTCACAAACTACTCGGAAACAG ATGGTCTCTAATAGCCGGAAGACTTCCAGGGCGAACAGACAATGAAATAAAGAATTACTGGAACACAAATTTAGGAAAAAAAGTTAAGGATCTTAATCAACAAAACACCAACAATTCTTCTCCTACTAAACCCTCTACTCAACCAAAAAATGCAAAGATCAAACAGAAACAGATCAATCCTAAGCCAATGAAGCCAAACTCAAATGTTGTCCGTACAAAAGCTACTAAGTGTTCTAAGGTATTGTTCATAAACTCACCCCCCAACTCATCATCACCAATGCATAATTTGCAGAACAAAGCTGAGGCAGAGACAACAACAAAGCCATCAAAGCCATCAATGCTGGTTGATGGTGTGGCTAGTGATTCTATGAGTAACAACGAAATGGAACGCGGTGATGGATTTTTGTCATTTCGTGATGAAGAGAAAGAACTATCCGCAGATTTGCTAGACGATTTTAACATTGCGGATGATATTTGCTTATCTGAACTTCTAAACTCCGATTTCTCAAATGCGTGCAATTTCGATTACAATGATCTATTGTCGCCTTGTTCGGACCAAACTCAAATGTTCTCTGATGATGAAATTCTCAAAAACTGGACACAATGTAACTTTGCTTATGAGACAAATGTGTCCAACAATCTTCATTCTTTTGCTTCCTTTCTTGAATCCAGCGAGGAAGTACTAGGAGAatga
- the LOC123906291 gene encoding mediator of RNA polymerase II transcription subunit 20a: protein MPVRWILHWQPNQGSSVNSHILNEISQCVDNFNGVKDGRWKATLTFYRPNLRDSSMAATEFPRDFIGISLMEVPNKYFFIIRGHKLVLEADSSILTIFEKLQSYKSKVALNFEGLQYKLGDFQVRLIKVVPNTAENLRGILMEIEYLPISSVEKAKPIIEEFVEIWREVLSKKSLHGQFMRAEPNFAEYGLSDNYTWQHTAVQYAAALAQLIASVQSRN, encoded by the exons ATGCCTGTGAGATG gATTCTTCACTGGCAACCAAACCAAGGATCTTCAGTAAACAGTCACATACTGAACGAAATCTCACAGTGTGTAGACAATTTTAATGGCGTCAAAGATGGTAGATGGAAAGCTACTCTCACTTTCTACAGACCTAATTTACGTGATTCATCAATGGCTGCTACTGAATTCCCTCGTGATTTTATTGGAATTTCTCTTATGGAAGTACCCAACAAATACTTCTTCATTATTCGTGGTCATAAGCTTGTTCTTGAAGCTGATTCTTCTattttgactatttttgagAAACTCCAGTCTTATAAATCTAAAGTTGCTCTTAATTTTGAG GGTTTGCAGTATAAACTGGGTGATTTTCAGGTGAGACTGATTAAAGTTGTTCCTAATACTGCTGAAAATCTTAGAGGAATTTTGATGGAG ATCGAGTATCTCCCTATTTCTTCAGTTGAAAAAGCCAAGCCAATTATAGAAGAATTCGTTGAAATATGGCGAGAAGTGCTGTCCAAAAAATCATTACATGGTCAGTTCATGCGAGCGGAGCCAAATTTTGCAGAATATGGTCTCTCCGACAATTACACATGGCAACACACAGCTGTTCAGTATGCTGCTGCATTGGCCCAACTAATTGCATCAGTGCAGTCAAGGAATTAG
- the LOC123906292 gene encoding growth-regulating factor 1-like isoform X2: protein MNGRNRHPFTPTQWQELEHQALIYKYMASGISIPPDLLLTIKRSYLDSSRLLPHHSQHFGWNYLPMGLGRKIDPEPGRCRRTDGKKWRCSKEAYPDSKYCERHMHRGKNRSRKPVEVLKTTTTNTDSAAATSSILSMTKNSSFDPDHNTAALNPTTHDSTYHYPQHSSYASSHLNHSFLYHNPPSSRPNFSFQDNTSAAPMFLDSTGSSSHNNNNNNTDCRYVYGLKEEVDEHAFFTEPSGTMRSLSASSMDDSWQLTPLTISSSSSSKQRNCSGLSNDNEYSYLQLQSLSNNNNNSKQPQQQDQRFYISGSEETFMKQEKEEPQKIFHRFFDEWPPKSSRNSWLDLDDKSSTTQLSISIPTAHHDFTTFSSTNQRDG, encoded by the exons ATGAATGGAAGAAACAGGCATCCTTTTACTCCAACTCAGTGGCAAGAGCTTGAACATCAAGCTCTTATCTACAAATACATGGCTTCTGGTATCTCCATTCCACCTGATCTTCTACTCACCATCAAAAGAAGCTACTTAGACTCTTCAAGGCTCTTACCTCACCACTCTCAACACT TTGGGTGGAACTATTTACCAATGGGATTAGGAAGAAAAATAGACCCTGAACCAGGAAGATGTAGAAGAACAGATGGAAAGAAATGGAGGTGTTCAAAAGAAGCATATCCAGATTCAAAGTACTGTGAGAGGCACATGCATAGAGGGAAAAACCGTTCAAGAAAGCCTGTGGAAGTTttgaaaacaacaacaacaaacacagATTCTGCAGCTGCTACTTCATCAATCTTATCAATGACTAAAAATAGTAGTTTTGATCCTGATCATAATACTGCAGCACTAAACCCAACAACTCATGACAGTACTTACCATTACCCTCAACACTCTTCTTATGCTTCTTCCCATCTTAACCACTCTTTCCTTTACCATAACCCTCCATCTTCAAGGCCTAATTTCTCATTTCAAGACAACACTAGTGCTGCTCCCATGTTTCTTGACAGTACTGGTTCTTCCTCtcacaataacaacaacaacaacactgaTTGCAG GTATGTTTATGGACTGAAAGAGGAGGTGGATGAGCATGCTTTCTTCACTGAACCTTCTGGAACTATGAGAAGTTTATCAGCTTCATCAATGGATGATTCATGGCAACTCACACCACTTACTATAAGTTCATCTTCCTCTTCAAAACAGAGGAATTGCTCTGGTTTATCCAATGACAATGAGTACTCTTACTTGCAACTTCAAAGCCTAagtaacaacaataacaactcAAAACAACCACAGCAACAAGATCAAAGGTTTTACATCTCAGGTAGTGAAGAAACATTcatgaaacaagaaaaagaagaacCTCAGAAGATTTTCCATCGTTTCTTTGATGAATGGCCACCCAAAAGCAGTAGAAATTCATGGCTTGATTTGGATGATAAATCATCCACCACTCAGCTTTCAATTTCCATTCCTACAGCACATCATGATTTCACAACTTTTAGTTCCACAAACCAACGAG ATGGTTAA
- the LOC123906292 gene encoding growth-regulating factor 1-like isoform X1: MNGRNRHPFTPTQWQELEHQALIYKYMASGISIPPDLLLTIKRSYLDSSRLLPHHSQHFGWNYLPMGLGRKIDPEPGRCRRTDGKKWRCSKEAYPDSKYCERHMHRGKNRSRKPVEVLKTTTTNTDSAAATSSILSMTKNSSFDPDHNTAALNPTTHDSTYHYPQHSSYASSHLNHSFLYHNPPSSRPNFSFQDNTSAAPMFLDSTGSSSHNNNNNNTDCRNRYVYGLKEEVDEHAFFTEPSGTMRSLSASSMDDSWQLTPLTISSSSSSKQRNCSGLSNDNEYSYLQLQSLSNNNNNSKQPQQQDQRFYISGSEETFMKQEKEEPQKIFHRFFDEWPPKSSRNSWLDLDDKSSTTQLSISIPTAHHDFTTFSSTNQRDG; this comes from the exons ATGAATGGAAGAAACAGGCATCCTTTTACTCCAACTCAGTGGCAAGAGCTTGAACATCAAGCTCTTATCTACAAATACATGGCTTCTGGTATCTCCATTCCACCTGATCTTCTACTCACCATCAAAAGAAGCTACTTAGACTCTTCAAGGCTCTTACCTCACCACTCTCAACACT TTGGGTGGAACTATTTACCAATGGGATTAGGAAGAAAAATAGACCCTGAACCAGGAAGATGTAGAAGAACAGATGGAAAGAAATGGAGGTGTTCAAAAGAAGCATATCCAGATTCAAAGTACTGTGAGAGGCACATGCATAGAGGGAAAAACCGTTCAAGAAAGCCTGTGGAAGTTttgaaaacaacaacaacaaacacagATTCTGCAGCTGCTACTTCATCAATCTTATCAATGACTAAAAATAGTAGTTTTGATCCTGATCATAATACTGCAGCACTAAACCCAACAACTCATGACAGTACTTACCATTACCCTCAACACTCTTCTTATGCTTCTTCCCATCTTAACCACTCTTTCCTTTACCATAACCCTCCATCTTCAAGGCCTAATTTCTCATTTCAAGACAACACTAGTGCTGCTCCCATGTTTCTTGACAGTACTGGTTCTTCCTCtcacaataacaacaacaacaacactgaTTGCAG AAACAGGTATGTTTATGGACTGAAAGAGGAGGTGGATGAGCATGCTTTCTTCACTGAACCTTCTGGAACTATGAGAAGTTTATCAGCTTCATCAATGGATGATTCATGGCAACTCACACCACTTACTATAAGTTCATCTTCCTCTTCAAAACAGAGGAATTGCTCTGGTTTATCCAATGACAATGAGTACTCTTACTTGCAACTTCAAAGCCTAagtaacaacaataacaactcAAAACAACCACAGCAACAAGATCAAAGGTTTTACATCTCAGGTAGTGAAGAAACATTcatgaaacaagaaaaagaagaacCTCAGAAGATTTTCCATCGTTTCTTTGATGAATGGCCACCCAAAAGCAGTAGAAATTCATGGCTTGATTTGGATGATAAATCATCCACCACTCAGCTTTCAATTTCCATTCCTACAGCACATCATGATTTCACAACTTTTAGTTCCACAAACCAACGAG ATGGTTAA